Genomic segment of Benincasa hispida cultivar B227 chromosome 1, ASM972705v1, whole genome shotgun sequence:
ttaatttttgtgcaaaacttttattttattaaaattaatgagtttatttaaaaagaattttatttccattctttttcaagactaaattgttacataataaaattgttataaaattgaaagttcaaagactaaattgttatacatcaaagtttaggaactaaattgttaccttttttttaagtctagaaatcaaaaaaataaataaataaataaaattaaccaaaaaaaaatattaggttATAATGGcattttttattgatttatttaaaactaaatttttttttttaaaaaaaaaaaaaaaaaaaaaaaaaaaaaaaaaaaccgtaaACTTGTAATTGGGAATGCTTGCCTTAAAAGTCAAAATATATCAATAACCCATTGCGCAAGAAAAAGTACTTTTACAGTAATTTCTCtcccctttttttttcatacaaTAATTTCAGGTTTATTGCCTAtccatattctcattgcaaatGTCAACTCccattatcaaaattaaaataataaaattcccATAACCaaaattctctctcttttctccaTTCTCTCTCTCCATCTCTCTATATATGTTTATATGTAAAGAAAAGCCCAAACTTCtcacaaataaatcaaaagctGCCATTTTCTTCCAAACcaaacagaaaaagaaaaaagaaaaaagaaaaaagaagaaaaggctGAGAAATTATGAAGCTTGTTTGGTCACCGGATAGAGCTTCCAAGGCATATATCGACACAGTTAAATCAGTAAGCTCATTTCAATTTTTCACTAATCATATAAATCTTTAATTTATACCATTTCTTTTTCggaaaattaataaatcaaatttcctttttaCTTCAGTGCGAAATTTACGGCGAATTCGGCGTCGCGGAGCTTCTCTCCGCCATGGCCGCCGGCTGGAACGCCAAACTCATCGTCGAGACTTGGTCTGACGGAGGTCCGGTAGCTACAAGCGTCGGTCTCGCCATCGCCGCTGGACACACCGGCGGACGCCATCTCTGCATCGTAGCCGACGAACGGTCAAGATCGAAGTACGTGGAGGCGATGCGGAAGGCTGGAGTCTTATCGCCGCCGGAAGTTGTGATCGGAGACGCTGAGGCGGTGGCGGCGGAGGCGGAGGGGTTGGATTTTCTGGTGGCGGATTTTAGGGGGAAAGATTTTGATAGGGTTTTGAGAGTTGCGAAGGCGAGCGAGAGGGGGGCAGTTTTGGTATGTAAAAATGCATGGGAACGAAACGTTTTGGGGTTTAGATGGCAAGGTGTGCTTCGTAGGGGGACACGTGTCGTGAAGTCCATTTTCTTGCCGGTGGGCCGGGGATTGGAAATTGCTCATATTGGCAGCGCCGGTGGAAGTTCGAACTCGGCGGCGATTGGTAGCCGTTGGATCAAACGTGTCGATTTACGGTCAGGAGAAGAACACGTGTTTCGTGAATGAGATCAAGGAAGCGTGGTGGAGTGGAgggagatttttcttttttctttttttttttcctaatttctttttgtttcttttattaaataaagattaaaGAATGTAGATGAATGTAAATTACATGTATTCACGATTTTGAAACTGAAACTATTAGAATCGACCGTATATTCGAACTTtttaccaattaattgagcaatAATACTTGAAAAAGTCTCTAGTATGTGTGtgtgatatatatatagagcGCAATCAACTCTtgtgtaaaaaaaattagaaaaaaattaaaaaataaaaatgtcacGTGACAGCAATTCTTTACCATATTTAGGATGTACTAAGATAGATACATCTAATGAAGCATCCAAgttaagtttatatatatatatatatatatatatatatatatatatattctatgtGGTTTGGAAATTTATTCATATTATTCTTATTTAATCATCTAAACCAACAAAAAAATGACAATCTATCTTAACAACATTGAAAGAGTGATAATAAATTTGCAACATTTAATAAcgatttattataaaaattttatattataaatgtactTATATAAGTCAAAgtgaacataactcaattgaaATACGAATATGTTAACAATTAAGAAATATGTAATTCAAATTTTTGATACTGTcgtattgtattaaaaaaagaatcGTCATTGGAAATTGGGTAGTTTTTAACACTAACACATTagatatgacatatattattatcacataattaagtTGTAATGAttgaactatgaaaaaaaaaaactaatgtgCCAATACTACTTTTATAACTTCGCCATTTTAGTTACTTtccttaattaaatattattttaaataatcgTTATATGTTGAGACCTTAGATTTTATGTAATtctataagatataaatatataaatctagCGCAAATTGAACAAAGTTTAGGTCTTTATAATAAACTTTTTTGCATAATTATAATACATAAACTATGTAACTTTGTATTAACTCACTCTTAGACaatttaaaatgtaaatacCAAGactatacaattaatttaagctTTTAAAA
This window contains:
- the LOC120090187 gene encoding uncharacterized protein LOC120090187 — protein: MKLVWSPDRASKAYIDTVKSCEIYGEFGVAELLSAMAAGWNAKLIVETWSDGGPVATSVGLAIAAGHTGGRHLCIVADERSRSKYVEAMRKAGVLSPPEVVIGDAEAVAAEAEGLDFLVADFRGKDFDRVLRVAKASERGAVLVCKNAWERNVLGFRWQGVLRRGTRVVKSIFLPVGRGLEIAHIGSAGGSSNSAAIGSRWIKRVDLRSGEEHVFRE